CTCTGTTGGGAAATAGAGCCGGTTCCGGGTTTAAAGGCATAGATCTGCATGGGGCTGCGAAACTGGTTGATGGTAACCCCAAGAATATTCGCAATCCCGATACCGGATACCACCTGTTTTTCGTTTAGGGCCCAATCGCCGATGTAGAGCGTGCTATCAACTGGGATTACTTTGATGTAGTTGGAATCTATTCCTTTGATATAGGCGATATGGTTTTTGCCTTTATGCTCCAGATACACCTTTTCCTCGATTTCTTTTGCATAGTGTGCTAGCCCTTCTACGGCAGATAGTTTTTGTTCCTGTGCGGGTGTCAGCCTGAAAAATTTTCCGGTAACGGGCAGGGCTTTCAGTTCCGGGTCAAATGAATTGGTAAAGGAGAGACTAAAGGTCTTTAGTCCGGCAAAACCGGACAGCACTATAAAAAGTGCGGCAGAACCGATGACTATAACTAAAAAAGTAATAAAGTTTATGATATTTACCGCATTCTGGCTGCTCTTGGAACGCACATATCGTTTGGCTATGTAGAGCGGAAAGTTCAAGGTCTAGGACTTTTTTCTTTTCTCCAGCAAATCTCTGTTCTCAATTGGGTTTTCATCCCCTTTTAAGGAATTTTCAATCTTTTCAATATAGTCTAGGGAATCGTCCAAATAGAATAACAACTCCGGCACACGGCGCAGTTGGTTACGGGTACGTTGCGCCAGTTCGTGTTTTATAAGGGGTTGGTTAGATTTAATTCCTTCCAGAAGTTCCTGTGCTTGGGTATTCGGAAAAATACTGATGTACACCTTAGCGATAGACAGGTCCGTGGTAACCACAACCTTAGAAACGGAGATCAAGGTGCCCTTTAATCCACCATCAATGGCCGCCTTCTGTAGAATATCTACGATATCCTTTTGGATTACTCCCCCTATCTTTCGCTGTCTTTGCGTTTCCATAGGGCAAAAGTACGTAGAATTATGTGTAATTTAGGTGTTTATAGTCTAGGTAAATAGCGAATCGTTGAAGAAAATAGAACATTTAGGAATTGCGGTAAAGGACTTGGCGGCCTCTAACCAGTTGTTTGAAAAATTACTCGGTGTGGGCCCCTATAAGGAAGAAGAAGTAGCTTCGGAAGGCGTACGCACTTCTTTTTTTAAGAACGGACCAAATAAAATAGAGCTTTTGGAGGCAATGACCGAGGATGGGCCTATAGCAAAATTCTTGGCGAAAAAGGGCGAAGGGGTGCACCACGTTGCTTTTGCAGTAGAAGATATCAAGGCAGAAATTAAGCGGCTTAAGAAAGAAGGTTTTACTATTTTGAACGAAACCCCAAAGCGGGGAGCAGATAATAAATGGGTGGCATTTGTACATCCTAAAACCACCAATGGGGTACTGGTAGAATTATGTCAAGAAATAGGGAAGTAGGTGTTATTTTGCTTGTGCCGATTAAAAATAAATGGTAATATTGCAACCGCAAATTGCGGGTCCTATAGCTCAGCTGGTTAGAGCACCTGACTCATAATCAGGGGGTCCATGGTTCGAGCCCATGTGGGACCACAGGAATAGTAAAAAAGTCTTAGTGAAAGCTAGGACTTTTTTTGTGGAACAAACTTTAGGCGAGAAGCCTGTCCTGAGCAAAGCGAACTAACCAGTGTGGAGGTATTTTCCAAAAAATGGGGATAGGTTCGTTTTTATTCGAAGAAGTAGTACTTGTACTATATTAAAACCTATCGTGCATTTTGGATAATTGACGTTTTAAATTGTCAGTTCGAGTGCTGTATTTTTCAATTTTTCATTGTAAAATACAGTGTATCGAGAACCTTGTTGGTCCAAAAGCTGTTCTCGATACATTTTTTCTCCAATACATTTCGAAAAAACACTCGAACTGACATCCATTTTTATTAATCAAATCAAAATGCACAACGGGTTATTAAAGTATTTACAGATTTACGTAAATCCGTAATCGTAACTTTCAATAGCT
This genomic window from Maribacter sp. MJ134 contains:
- the mce gene encoding methylmalonyl-CoA epimerase, producing the protein MKKIEHLGIAVKDLAASNQLFEKLLGVGPYKEEEVASEGVRTSFFKNGPNKIELLEAMTEDGPIAKFLAKKGEGVHHVAFAVEDIKAEIKRLKKEGFTILNETPKRGADNKWVAFVHPKTTNGVLVELCQEIGK
- the rbfA gene encoding 30S ribosome-binding factor RbfA, whose protein sequence is METQRQRKIGGVIQKDIVDILQKAAIDGGLKGTLISVSKVVVTTDLSIAKVYISIFPNTQAQELLEGIKSNQPLIKHELAQRTRNQLRRVPELLFYLDDSLDYIEKIENSLKGDENPIENRDLLEKRKKS